Below is a genomic region from Flavobacterium ginsengisoli.
GGCTGAGAGAGACGCAAACGATGCTAAAATGAAATCGATTTTGAATGCTGACCAATACACAAAATGGAAAACCATTCAGGAAGAAAACAAAGACAAAGCAAGAGAAAAAATGAAAGAATACAGAAAGGATAAAAACTAAATAAAAGAGGCTTAATTGCCTCTTTTTTATTTCTCAATATTCTTTAAACTTTCCTTAATAGTTTCTGTTAAATAAAAGATAAACCTCAAAATGCCATTAAACTTAATAATTCTGATGAAGTCTAATTACTATAAACCTTTTTTAAAAAACGAATTATGAAAAAATTATTTATTGCAGCTTTATTATTTGTTGGAATAGTAAGTTTTGCACAAGACATCAATCAGAAGCCGACACGCGATCAACGAGAAAAATTAACTCCAGAACAGCGTAACGAAAAATATTTGCAAAAATTGACTTCTGATTTAAATTTAGATAATAAACAGCAAGAGCAGGTAAAACAGCTTATCGCAGAAAGAAGTGCTAAAGCCGAAAAGTTTAAACAATCTCGAAAAGACACTAAAACGCCTCCAACAGCTGAAGAAAAAGCAACTTTCAAAAAACAAATGGAAGAAGACAAAGCAGACTAATGATGCTAAAATGAAATCAATTTTAAATGCGGATCAGTACACAAAATGGACAGCTCTAAAAAAAGAGCATAAAGGTCATCATAGAGGAAAAGATCATAAATCGCCACAAGAACGCGATCAAGCTCATTTGCAAAAGCTGACAACTGATTTGAACTTAAATGCGGATCAGCAAAAACAAGTCAGTGAACTTTTATCTGACAGAAGCACAAAAATGGAAATACTTAAAAAAAGCAGAAAAGATTCTGGTGTTGAGCCAACTGAAGCTGACAAGAAAGCCATGAAAAAACAGATGGAAACAGATCATAAAGCTTATGATGCCAAAATGAAATCTATTCTGACAGCTGACCAATATAAAAAATGGACTGCAATTCAGAAAGAGCATAAAGATAAAATGAAAGAATACAGAAAAGACAAAAAATAATCTTGGTTCTAAAAAAGAAAAAGGAGGCTTAAAGCCTCCTTTTTTATTAAAATGATTTTGATACTTTATCAATCGCATTGATTGTAAAATCTAAATCTTCGTAAGTCAATGCATCTGTAATAAACCACGTTTCGTATGCAGATGGCGCAATGTAAACACCTTCTTGCAATAATCCGTGGAAGAATTTTTTGAATGTTTCGTTATCTCCTTTTGCTGCAGTTTGGAAATCTGTAACTGGATTTGCATCAAAATGAACCGAAATCATAGAACCTACTCTATTAATCGTAAATACAACATTGTTAGCTTTTAAAACTCTGTCGATTCCAGCTTCTAAATAAGCTGTTTTTTCTTCTAATCGTGTAAAAATTTCTCTATCTGAATCAAGAGCTTTTAACATTGCTAATCCCGCTGCCATAGCTAAAGGATTTCCAGACAATGTTCCTGCTTGGTAAACTGGTCCAAGAGGCGCTAAATAATTCATAATTTCTTCACGTGCGGCAAAAGCTCCAACTGGCAATCCTCCACCGATAACTTTTCCGAAAGTTACAATATCAGCATCAATTCCATATAATTCCTGAACTCCTCCACGAGCCAAACGGAAACCAGTCATTACCTCATCAAAAATCAATAAGATTCCGTTTGCTGTACATAAGTCTCTTAAACCTTGCAAGAAACCTTTTGCTGGCGGAATACATCCCATATTTCCAGCAACTGCTTCAATAATAATTGCTGCAATTTCTCCTTTATTTGCTTCAACCAATGTTTTTACATTTTCTAAATCATTGTATTTGGCCAATAAAGTATCTTTTGCTGTTCCTTCTGTAACACCTGGACTATTTGGAGATCCAAAAGTTACGGCTCCACTTCCCGCTTGAATCAAAAATGAATCTGAATGTCCGTGGTAGCAACCTGCAAATTTGATGATTTTATCTCTTTTTGTAAATCCGCGAGCTAGACGAATTGCGCTCATACAAGCTTCTGTACCCGAATTTACAAAACGTATTTTATCAATATTTGGAACCATAGAAACTGCCAAAGCTGCAATTTCTGTTTCCAATTCTGTTGGCATTCCGAATGAAGTTCCTAGTTTTGCTTTTTCAATAACAGCATCAACAACTGGCTGATAAGCATGACCTAAAACCATTGGCCCCCAAGAGTTGATGTAATCTATTAATTTGTTTCCGTCTTCATCATATAAATATGCGCCTTTAGCACTTTTTACAAAAATCGGAGTTCCGCCAACTGCTTTAAACGCTCTTACTGGTGAATTTACTCCTCCCGAATTACTTTTTCTGCTTCAGCAAAAAGCTGACTACTTCTTTTATATAACATTTTTTATTTTAGATTTTAGAATTCAGATTTTAGATTGTAAACTGAAAACTTATTTTGGATTTTAAAATTAAATCAAAACGCGACTGAAAACTTACTTAACCTTCAACCTCTGCCCGATCGAAATCGCATTATCGGTTAGATTATTCTTCTTTTTTAAATCTTCAACTAACAAATTGAATTTCTTCGAAATAGAATATAGCGTATCTCCTTTTTGAACTTCATATAAATTCGGATCGTATTGATTCATATTGATCTTTGGATCAGAAGCGACATCATAAGAAGATTTTTTTGGTGGAGCCGAAGTATTTATTGGCACATAGTTTCTTCCTGTAACCTGACAATCATATTGATGCAAATTATATCTTTCAATATAACTAATCAATTTATCTGGATATTTCGGATCTGTTGCGTAACCTGCTGCTCTCAACCCTTTTGCCCAAGCTTTATAATCGTCTTTTTCGTAAGTGAATAAAGTTGCATATCGCTTTTTTCCAACCAAAAATAAAGCGTGATCTCTATACGATTCAGATGCCTGAGGATATTTTCTAAAACATTCCTGAGCCGAGTCATCGTCATGGCGAACACTTTCTCCCAACCAATCATTATGACATTTTATGCCAAAATGATTATTAGCATCTACAGCTAAATCTCCTCTACCTGCACCAGATTCTAAAATTCCTTGTGCCAGAATAATACTTGCAGGAATTCCATACGTTTTCATGTTTCCCATTGCAATATCTTTGTACTGCAACACATAGTTATTAATTAAATCACTGGTAACAACTGTTTTAGATGTAGATTGAATAACCTCAGTTGTATTATTTGTAGAAGGGTAATTTTTACCGATTGGTTTAACAGGAGTACTTCTTTTTGTTGCCGCCGTTCGAGATTGAACTGTCGCGCTTTTTTAGTCGTCGCGATGACAGGCTTACTAGAAGAGCAGACTTGCTAAAGCTAATATTACGAGAAGTAATACAATTTTTTTAATCATTGGTTTTGAGTATTGGTAATTTCTTCTGCTTCAACTTTATATTCATTCCGTCAATTCCCTGCAATCCGCCTGTGTGAATGAGTAAAATTTTTGAATGCGCAGGAAAATAATTTTTGTTTATTAAATCTATAACGCCAAAAACCATCTTTCCTGTATAAATTGGATCTAAGGGCACTTTTGTTTTTTCAAAAAAAGCATTAATAAATTCAATTAATTCTAAATTTATCTTGCCATAACCTCCAAAATGATAGTCAGAAATTAAATTCCAGTTATCTTTATTTGCAAAAATACGAATTTCATCGGTTAAAAAGTCACCTTTTAACGCTGGAAAGCCCAAAATTTTCTGATTTTGCAGCTGAACTATTAATTAATCCCGAAATCGTACCGCCTGTTCCAATAGCACAGCAAACGTAATTAAAAACCGAATCTTCATCTGTTAAAATCTCTTCACAACCTTTTACTGCAAGTTCATTTGTACCGCCTTCTGGAACGAGATAAAAATCACCAAACTTGTCTTTCAGCTTTTGTATAAAAGATTCTTCGTTTTTTAAACGATAATCTTCTCTTGAAACAAATTCAAACTGCATTCCATTTTCTTGAGCAAATTTCAAGGTTGGATTTTCTTCAATTTTATCCCAAAGTTCATCTCCGCGAATGATTCCGATAGTTTTAAATCCTTGTTCTTTTCCCGCATAAGCCACAGCCGCAATATGGTTCGAAAAAGCTCCTCCAAAAGTGAGTAAAGTGCCCTTATTTTCGGCTTTCGCCTGAAGCAAATTGTATTTTAATTTTCGGAATTTATTTCCTGAAACAAACGGATGAATTAAATCTTCTCGTTTAATTGTCAACGAAATATCATTCGGAAACTGAATATTTATATTTTGATTGAAAACTCGATTCATTATTTAAAGTTGAAAGTCAAAAGTCGAAAGTCAAAAGTGATAATCTTTGTCTTAATACCTTTAATACTTATTGATTTTTATGTAATGTGAAAACTGAAAAAAAGATCGTTTTTTTAAATAATTCATGTCGGTTTCTTTTTCGTAAGCTTCTCTTTCAAAACTAATATTTCGATATGCCAAAACCCCGTTTTTATATTGAATGAGACGAATTAGATATTCTAAAAAATACCAGATAAAAAACGGAATCACTAAAAGCTCTAATTGTTGTCTTAAATGTATTTTTTCATGATTAACAAAAACTTTATTCGTCTTATCATAATCATATTTTGCAATTACAAACGGAAATACAGCCATTCCTCGATAACCTTTCGGAATTAAATATTTAGCAACAATCAGAAACATTGGCTGTAAAATTTATAAATTTGTAGCTATATAATTGTTCGATTTCAATAAAATCATAATCAAATATTTATATTTTTGATTTTAATTATTCGAAAAAGAACATGAAGCAGATTTATGAAAGAGCAAAGTAATGAAAATAAATTAATCGAAGGCGAAGATTTTTATTATACGCCCGAAGGTTACAAATGCTTTACTGAAAAACATCATTTAAAACGTGGTTATTGCTTCGCAAAAGCGGTTGTCGCCACTGTCCGTACGGATATGATAAAAAAACAGGAAGAATAAATAAAAATTAGAATACCACAAGATGAAGGTTTTTATAAATAAAAATATACCCGAAGCTGGCATTAAATTGCTTCAAGATAAAGGCATTAGCTTTACAATAAATCCAACAGAGAATCTATTGTCAAGAGAAGAGTTTATAAAAATCTGCCAAGAACATGACGCACTTTTGAATGTTGGAACAAATAAATTAGATGAAGATTTTTTTCAGCGATGTCCGAATTTAAAAGGAATCGCTTTATTTTCTGTCGGATTTGATTCTGTCAATATTCCATCAGCTAACAGCAGAAAAATTCCTGTTGGAAATACGCCAGATGTTTTAAGCCGAGCTACATCTGATGTCGCTTTTTTACTGATGCAGAGTGTTGCCAGAAAATCATTTTTTAATCATAAAAGAATTCTGGGTAATGATTGGGGAAGTTTTGATCCGTTAGCCAATTTAGGTCAAGAACTTTACGGCAAAACTTTAGGGGTTTTCGGTTTGGGAAGAATTGGTATTGAAATGGCAAAAAAATGCAAAGCCGCATTCGGAATGAAGATCATTTATCACAATCGTTCTCATAATGAAGTCGCCGAAAAAGAATTGGATGCAAAATATGTAGATTTTGAAACCTTACTTGCTAAAAGTGATGTTTTAAGTGTTCACTCTAATTACAGTGAAGAAAACAATGAACTTTTCAATAAAAATGCTTTTGCGAAAATGAAATCGAGTGCAATTTTTATCAACACAGCAAGAGGAAAATTTCAAAATGAAAATGATTTATATGATGCTTTAACGAACAATATAATTTGGGGCGCCGGATTGGATGTGACAAATCCAGAACCAATGAAATCTGATAATCCGTTATTATCGCTTGCAAATTGTTGTGCTTTACCACACATTGGTTCTGCGACATACGAAGCCAGAAACGGAATGGCAGTTTGCGCGACGCAAAATGTAATTGCCGTTATTGAGGGTAAAAAAATGCCGTTTTGTGTTAATGAGGAAGTGTATTTTTAAATTCCAATTTTAAAATTACAAATTCCAATCTGAAATCTGAAATCAACAATCTAAAATTTAAATATGGATATTCGTTCAAGAAAATTTAGGATTACGATACACAAATCGTATCATAGGTCGGATATCCGTTATCCCTAGTTTTTTAATTAGAAAATGTGGTAAAGTGGATAATTAGATATTTTGCCTGAACGAATATTTCGCTCCGCTGGAGCTTTTGTATTGGGTAATTATTATTTTCTATAAATATTTCGCCTTACCAAGGCTTTTCTTGATTTATTTAAATTTCATAATACTCCAGAGGAGCGAAATATTTATAGAAATCATTAATAGTTTGTCACATTTAAGCTCCAGAGGAGCGACATAATTAAAAAAACAAAAAATTAATCTGCTGTTAATCTAAGCACAATATCTTAGCATCTTAGATCCTCAGTACCTTAGCATCTCTAAAAAAAATGACTTTCAAAGAACAAATACAACAAGGAATTCCGTCTGTCTTACCTTCAAAAAAAGAGTACGATCCAGCAATTAATCATGCTCCGAAAAGAAAAGAAATTCTTTCGGCAGAAGAGAAAAAACTGGCGCTTAAAAATGCCTTGCGTTATTTTGATCCAAAACATCACGCCGAATTAATTCCTGAATTTTCAGAAGAATTAGAAAAATACGGGCGTATTTATATGTATCGCCTTCGTCCAGATTACAGAATGTACGCAAGACCGATTGAAGAATATCCTGGAAAATCATTACAAGCAAAAGCAATTATGCACATGATTCAGAACAATCTGGATTATGCTGTGGCGCAACATCCTCATGAATTAATTACATATGGCGGAAACGGTGCTGTTTTCCAAAACTGGGCACAATATTTATTGACGATGCAATATTTGTCTGAAATGACAGATGAGCAGACTTTAACAATGTATTCTGGTCACCCAATGGGATTATTCCCTTCGCATAAAGAAGCTCCAAGAGTTGTGGTTACCAACGGAATGGTAATCCCGAATTATTCTAAACCTGATGATTGGGAAAAAATGAATGCTTTAGGTGTTTCACAATACGGACAAATGACAGCGGGAAGTTATATGTATATTGGCCCGCAGGGAATTGTACACGGAACTACGATTACGGTTTTAAATGGTTTCAGAAAAATAAAACAAAATCCAGAAGGAAGTTTATTTGTAACTTCTGGACTTGGCGGAATGTCGGGAGCTCAGCCAAAAGCAGGAAATATTGCCGGTTGTATTACCGTTTGTGCTGAGGTAAATCCGAAAATTACTAAAATTCGTCATGAACAAGGTTGGATTAATGAAGTAGTAACTTCTACAGACGAATTGGTTGCCAGAGTAGCTTTGGCGAAAGCCAATAAAGAAACCGTTTCTATTGCTTATTTAGGAAATGTAGTTGATGTCTGGGAACGTTTCGATCAGGAAAATATCAAAATTGATTTAGGTTCAGATCAGACTTCACTTCATAATCCATGGGCTGGAGGTTATTATCCAGTTGGAATTTCATTTGAAGAAGCAAATGATTTGATGGCAAATAATCCAGAATTATTTAAAGAAAAAGTTCAGGAAACGTTACGTCGTCATGCAGATGCAATCAACAAACACACTGCAAAAGGAACTTACTTTTTCGATTACGGAAATGCCTTTTTATTAGAAGCTTCACGCGCTGGAGCCGATGTTATGGCCGAAAATAATATCGATTTTAAATATCCTAGTTATGTTCAGGATATCATGGGACCAATGTGTTTTGATTACGGATTTGGGCCTTTCCGTTGGGTTTGTACTTCTGGAAAACCAGAAGATTTATTAAAAACAGATGCGATTGCCTGCGAAGTTTTAGAAAAAATGGCAGAAACAGCTCCAAATGAAATTCAGCGAAGCAAATGCAAGATAATATCAAATGGATTAAAGGCGCGCAAGAAAACAAATTGGTTGTAGGTTCTCAAGCTCGAATTTTATATGCCGATGCTGAAGGAAGAATCAAAATTGCAGAAGCATTCAATCAAGCAATTGCAAAAGGCGAAATTGGCGCGGTCGTTTTAGGACGTGATCACCACGACGTTTCTGGAACTGATTCGCCATATAGAGAAACGTCAAATATCTACGATGGATCCCGTTTTACTGCCGATATGGCCATTCATAATGTGATTGGAGACAGCTTTAGAGGAGCAACTTGGGTTTCTATTCATAACGGCGGCGGAGTTGGCTGGGGAGAGGTTATAAATGGCGGATTTGGTATGGTTCTTGATGGTTCTACAGAGGCTTCAAAGCGTTTAGCTTCAATGCTTTTCTGGGATGTTAACAACGGAATTTCAAGAAGAAGCTGGGCTCGAAATGAAGGAGCTGTTTTTGCTATAAAAAGAGCAATGGAAGTCGAGCCATTATTGAAAGTAACTTTACCTAATCTAGTCGATGAAAGTTTGCTTTAATTAAAATTGAGAACATTAATTCTTAGATATATGAAAACACTTAAGTTAATTCCGTTTTTGCTACTGCTAATACTTACTTCTTGCAGTACCGTGACTGTTTATTCTGATTATGACAAAACTGTCGATTTTACGCCTTATAAAACGTATGCCTACTTTAAGCCAGGAATTGACAAGGTTGAAATATCAGATTTAGACAAAAGAAGAATTTTACATGCTATTGACGATCAAATGCAAGCTAAAGGTTTTACCAAAAGCGACAATCCTGATTTGTTAATAAACATTTTTACTAAATCAAGAGAGCAAGTAGATGTAAACCAATTTACCGCTGGCTGGGGTTATGGCTGGGGCTGGGGTTGGAATCCTTACATGATGTACGGAGGACAGACTACTGTTTCTACTTCTACTGAAGGCACTTTATACATTGATTTAATCGATGCTAAAAGAAAAGAAATGGTATGGCAAGGTGAAGGAATTGGAACTTTGACAAGAAACATTGATAAAAAGGACGAAAAAATTGCTGAGTTTGTAGGCAAAATTTTAGCTCAATATCCGCCAGTAAAAAAATAATTATTTACATTTGCCTTTCAATCAGTAAAGAAAATGACAAACTTTAACAACATTATTATCGCTATTATTAGCATTATTGCAATTCAGCAATAATGGCGAGGTGCTATATAAGTTTGTAAAATATAATTTATAGAAACCTCCCAATTGGGAGGTTTTTTATTTTAAAAAAGATTTTAAATCGCCACGATTTACACAAATTAAAACGAATTATTTTTTTCTAAAACAATAAAATTTGTGTCAATTCGTGTAATTCGTGGCAAAACAAAAAACATCATGAGTTTATTTAATGAAGTACTTAACGCAAAAAAGCAACTTGAAAATGTAGTTGCTGCGACGCCTCTTACACAGAATTTAAATCTTTCAGACGAATTTGAATCGACTATTTTATTAAAAAGAGAAGATTTACAAATTGTTCGTTCATACAAAATTCGGGGCGCGTATAATAAGATTTCTTCGTTAAACGAAAAAGAAAAAGCAAACGGAATTGTATGCGCCAGTGCTGGAAATCATGCGCAAGGTGTTGCTTATTCGTGTAATTTGCTTCATATAAAAGGCAAAATTTACATGCCGAAAACTACTCCGAAACAAAAAGTAAAACAAGTACAATTATTTGGAAAATCGTTTGTTGAAATTGTTCTTACTGGAGATACTTTTGATGACGCTTATGCTTCTGCAACCGCAGACGCGATCAAAAATCATAAAACATTTATTCATCCTTTTGATGATGAAAAAGTAATCGCTGGACAAGGAACTGTGGGATTAGAAATTCTGGAAAGCTTTAAAGAACCTATCGATTACGTTTTTGTTCCAATCGGTGGCGGCGGATTGGCATCGGGATTGTCTGAAGTTTTTAAACACTTAAGTCCGCATACAAAAATCATTGGTGTTGAACCAAAAGGTGCTCCTTCGATGAAAACTTCCATCGAAGAAAACAAAAACACACCTCTAAAATCAATTGACAAATTTGTAGATGGTGCTGCCGTAAAACAAGTTGGCGACAAAACTTTTGAAATCTGCCGTTATAACTTGGAAGATATTATTCTAGTTCCAGAAGGAAAAGTATGCACCACAATTTTAAGATTGTATAATGAAGAAGCGATGGTTGTAGAACCAGCAGGCGCTTTGACGATAGCGGCTTTGGATTTTTATAAAGATAAAATTAAAGGCAAAAACGTAGTTTGTATTGTGAGCGGAAGTAACAATGACATCGAAAGGACTGCCGAAATAAAAGAACGCTCTTTGCTTTACGAAGGTTTAATGCATTATTTTATGATTCAGTTTCCACAGCGTCCTGGAGCTTTAAAAGAATTTGTCAATAATATTTTAGGCCCAGATGATGACATTACTTATTTTCAGTTTGCTAAGAAAAATAGCCGTGAAGTTGGTTCTGTTGTAGTTGGTTTAGAATTAAAAAACAAAAATGACATTATGCCAATTAAATTGAAAATGACCGAAAATGGCTTTGAGTTTCAATACCTGAATGACAATCAAGATTTGTTTACTCAACTAATTGGATAAAATAAAAACAAAGGCTGTCAGAGATTTGACAGCCTTTTCAGATTCAATACAAATTACTAATTAAATTATGAATGCAATTATTGCTTCAAGATTTTTTTCGAATACG
It encodes:
- a CDS encoding DUF4890 domain-containing protein; translated protein: MKSILNADQYTKWTALKKEHKGHHRGKDHKSPQERDQAHLQKLTTDLNLNADQQKQVSELLSDRSTKMEILKKSRKDSGVEPTEADKKAMKKQMETDHKAYDAKMKSILTADQYKKWTAIQKEHKDKMKEYRKDKK
- a CDS encoding 2-hydroxyacid dehydrogenase, yielding MKVFINKNIPEAGIKLLQDKGISFTINPTENLLSREEFIKICQEHDALLNVGTNKLDEDFFQRCPNLKGIALFSVGFDSVNIPSANSRKIPVGNTPDVLSRATSDVAFLLMQSVARKSFFNHKRILGNDWGSFDPLANLGQELYGKTLGVFGLGRIGIEMAKKCKAAFGMKIIYHNRSHNEVAEKELDAKYVDFETLLAKSDVLSVHSNYSEENNELFNKNAFAKMKSSAIFINTARGKFQNENDLYDALTNNIIWGAGLDVTNPEPMKSDNPLLSLANCCALPHIGSATYEARNGMAVCATQNVIAVIEGKKMPFCVNEEVYF
- a CDS encoding DUF4136 domain-containing protein; this encodes MKTLKLIPFLLLLILTSCSTVTVYSDYDKTVDFTPYKTYAYFKPGIDKVEISDLDKRRILHAIDDQMQAKGFTKSDNPDLLINIFTKSREQVDVNQFTAGWGYGWGWGWNPYMMYGGQTTVSTSTEGTLYIDLIDAKRKEMVWQGEGIGTLTRNIDKKDEKIAEFVGKILAQYPPVKK
- the ilvA gene encoding threonine ammonia-lyase IlvA; this encodes MSLFNEVLNAKKQLENVVAATPLTQNLNLSDEFESTILLKREDLQIVRSYKIRGAYNKISSLNEKEKANGIVCASAGNHAQGVAYSCNLLHIKGKIYMPKTTPKQKVKQVQLFGKSFVEIVLTGDTFDDAYASATADAIKNHKTFIHPFDDEKVIAGQGTVGLEILESFKEPIDYVFVPIGGGGLASGLSEVFKHLSPHTKIIGVEPKGAPSMKTSIEENKNTPLKSIDKFVDGAAVKQVGDKTFEICRYNLEDIILVPEGKVCTTILRLYNEEAMVVEPAGALTIAALDFYKDKIKGKNVVCIVSGSNNDIERTAEIKERSLLYEGLMHYFMIQFPQRPGALKEFVNNILGPDDDITYFQFAKKNSREVGSVVVGLELKNKNDIMPIKLKMTENGFEFQYLNDNQDLFTQLIG